In a genomic window of Chrysemys picta bellii isolate R12L10 chromosome 1, ASM1138683v2, whole genome shotgun sequence:
- the LOC135972564 gene encoding olfactory receptor 52B2-like, with product MSDSNTTDFTNPSTFILLGIPGLEAAHVWISIPFCTIYAIAVMGNFTILFIVKMEPSLHESMYYFLCMLALTDLLLSTSTIPRTLSIFWFNSREISFSACLTQMYFIQCFSVMASGILVAMAFDRYVAICDPLRHSTILTNPVVAKIGLALLMRSSMLVLPTPILARQWPYCRTNIIPHTYCEGIAVLKLACADIRISSYYALSLAFLVTALDVFSITVSYIQILRAIFSLPTKDARLKAFRTCGSHLFVFLTFYIPSLFSNLTHRFGQNVPLHLHVLTANMYLLLPPMLNPIIYGVWTKQIRNRLFQFFTHKGT from the coding sequence atgtcagattccaacacaaccgacttcaccaacccctccaccttcatcctgctgggcattcctggcctggaggcagcccatgtctggatctccatccccttctgcaccatttATGCCATAGCTGtcatggggaacttcaccatcctattCATTGTCAAGATGGAGCCGAGCCTCCATGAGTctatgtactatttcctctgcatgctggccctCACCGATCTTTTATTGTCTACGTCCACCATTCCCAGAacactgagcatcttctggttcaattccagggagatcagtttcagtgcctgcctcacccagatgtacttcattcagtgcttctcagtgatggcatctgggatccttgtggccatggcttttgatcgctacgtggccatctgcgatcccctgagacattccaccatccttaCAAACCCTGTGGTGGCCAAGATCGGCCTGGCTCTGCTGATGCGCAGCAGCATGCTCGTATTGCCCACTCCCATCCTGGCGaggcagtggccatattgcagaaccaacatcatcccacACACGTACTGCGAGGGCATAGCTGTGTTGAAGCTGGCCTGTGCAGACATACGCATCAGTAGTTACTACGCCCTCTCTTTGGCATTCTTGGTAACTGCTCTGGATGTGTTTTCTATCACAGTGTCCTatatccagatcctcagggccatcttcagcctccccacaaaggacgcccggctcaagGCTTTTAGGACCTGTGGCTCCCACCTCTTTGTCttcttaaccttttacatcccatctttgttctccaacctCACGCACCGGTTTGGCCAGAATGTCCCCCTGCACCTCCATGTTCTCACTGCTAACATGTACCTCTTGTTGCCCCCTATGctgaaccccatcatctacggggTGTGGACCAAACAAATCAGAAACAGACTCTTCCAGTTCTTCACTCATAAAGGGACTTAA
- the LOC135972561 gene encoding olfactory receptor 52E4-like: MSDFNTTDFTNPSTFILLGIPGLEVAHVWIAIPFCTMYAIAVLGNFTILFIVKTEPSLHGPMYYFPCMLAGSDLVISTSIVPKTLNIFWFNSREIDFSACLTQMYFVQCFTVMASGILVAMAFDRYIAICDPLRHSTILTNHRVAKIGLALLLRSSMLVMPTPILASQRPYCRTNIIPHTYCDGMAVVKLACADIRVSSYYGLFLVFMVTGVDVFFISVSYIQILRVIFRLPAKDARLKAFRTCGSHLFVFLTFCIPSLFSILMHRLGQNVPLHFHVLTANMYLLVPPMLNPIIYGVWTKQIRNRLFRLFTYKGT; this comes from the coding sequence ATGTCAGATTTcaacacaaccgacttcaccaacccctccaccttcatcctgctgggcattcctggcctggaggtggcCCATGTCTGGATtgccatccccttctgcaccatgtacgCCATAGccgtcttggggaacttcaccatcctattCATTGTGAAGACGGAGCCAagcctccatgggcccatgtactattttCCCTGCATGCTGGCCGGCAGTGACCTGGTCATATCTACATCCATTGTGCCCAAAACATTGaacatcttctggttcaattccagggagatcgatttcagtgcctgcctcacccagatgtactttgtTCAGTGCTTCACAGTTATGGCATCTGGGATccttgtggccatggcttttgatcgctacatCGCCATTTGTGATCCcttgagacattccaccatcctgacaaaccaCAGGGTGGCCAAGATTGGCCTGGCACTGTTGTTGCGCAGCAGCATGCTCGTAATGCCCACTCCCATCCTGGCGAGTCAgaggccatattgcagaaccaataTCATCCCCCACACATACTGTGATGGCAtggctgtggtgaagctggcctgtgctgacatCCGCGTCAGTAGTTACTACGGCCTCTTTCTGGTGTTCATGGTGACTGGTgtggatgtgttttttatttcTGTGTCCTATATCCAGATCCTCAGGGTCATCTTCCGCCTCCCCGcaaaggacgcccggctcaagGCTTTTAGGACCTGTGGCTCCCACCTCTTTGTCTTCTTAACCTTTTGCATCCCATCTTTGTTCTCCATCCTCATGCACCGGTTAGGCCAGAATGTCCCCCTGCACTTCCACGTTCTCACTGCTAACATGTACCTCTTGGTGCCCCCCATGctgaaccccatcatctatggggtgTGGACCAAACAAATCAGAAACAGGCTGTTCCGGCTCTTCACTTATAAAGGGACCTAA